The Acomys russatus chromosome 11, mAcoRus1.1, whole genome shotgun sequence genome contains the following window.
TTGCTGGAGAGACACTGAACagctggtgtggtgacacacacctgtaattccagtcactaggaggcagagacagaaggatcttgagtttgaggccagcccaggcgaCACAGCAACATTTTTCTCTCAAACACttcataagaaaaaatttaaaatataatgaacaTTTAGGAAAACAATGTCTAAGGATTAGGTGACTGAAATATATAAACTATACTTTCCTGATTTTGATAGTCACACTGGAGGGATTAGATGACATCTGTAAAATGCCCCACAGCAGGGCTAGAGATACACAGTTTGGTGGGTAAAGTCACTTACCACACAAGCCTGATGGCATGAGTTAACCTCCCAAACCCCTGTAACAGCGCAAGGGCAGAACCAGCttcacagagctgtcctctgactgcttTGTGTATGCTGTGGCTCATGTGCCCACAAActacatccatgcatgcatgtacataacaAAAACCGAAAAGTcatgccaggtgtagtggtgcatggctttaatcccggCATTCAAAAGGCAAAGGCTGcagagtttgagccagcctggtctacacagggagttctagaccagccacaGTTAAATTATgtgactctatctcaaaacaaagccagaaaaccacacacacatatataatggaCCATCAGATTGGCAATTAGCAAGTGGCCCTGGAAATGTTTATTCCTGAGCTtgcaaataatttaatatttctcCTTGATGACAGGAAACAGAACCAAAGATTCAGgtgactccctcttctgtccaCACAGAGTGCTGCATTTCTTCCCAAGCCCAAGTGCTCCTGGGAGGTAGAATTGCCCTGGGAAGTAAAGGTCGGCTACCCAGCTCTCACCCCCAGAGACTATGCTTTGGGTGATTCCAAAGTGCAGCTAAATCAAAGACCCATGGACCCATGGAATTGCCTAGTCTGTTTTAGTTTCTTATTGCTGCTATAAAAAGTTAATCACAAATGTAGTGACTTGGGATATAAATGTATCAACATGGGTCTCACTGGGCTAAAATCAAAGTGTCCATGGGCCTTCATGTCTGGAAGCTAGATCATCactctcttgcctgccttccAGAGACGGCTTACATTTCTTGGCTCAAGGCCTTTCCTCCGTTCTAAGgtctccctctcttccacttGGATAATCCAACAGTCtccctaaatattttaaaaataatttttaacttatttatcttagtgtgcatgtatgccattagcacatgtgtggagggcagagaacacCTAATGAgagttggttccctcctcccaccacgaagatcccagggattgaactcaggtcatcaggccagGGCAGCTgctacctttacctgctgaggcaaGACAAGTGGCCAGCCAGCTGTCCCCGGCTCTACATCATCAACCTGATCTTATACTCGTCAGTTCCATCCCATCCACAACCGTAATTCCTGCTTGCTGTGTGAGCTAACATACACACAGGCTTGGGGGTTATGATGTGGACAGCTTGAGAGGACTGGTGTGCTCCCTATCACAACCTGGAAACGTCTTGAAGATTTTTCATTCTGTACCGGTTGCAATTGTTCAAAGCAGCAATCCGATTTGGCAATGAGACAGGGAGCATGTAGCCCGCCTTAATGATCTAGCTCTTTCTACGCAGTTGGAAGGAGTGATGCAGACAGGGAAGCCTCCCAGGAACACCGAGGGCTTAGGGAACAGCTAGTGGGAAAAGCATTTAAAGTGGGGTTGTCAGAGTGAGATTTAACAGCTATGTGGGAACCCTTCCCACAGGAAAGGCCTCAAGAGGCCAGTCACTGCCTGAGCCCACCAAGCGGAGATGAACACTCACAGCAGAGACTGGAAGCCACAGCTCAGACTACACCTTCGAAACAGCAAGatgggggtgaggagggtggAGGGGTCTAGGCTTTCATCCCAAAATTATGCATGTGAACCAACTTAATAGGAACCAAAGCCACCTCTGGCAAATTTCAACACAGAATGAAAAGATATTTCAATTTTATAGAAATTTGCTTTGAGAATTTCACCAATATATCATAAACACGGTGGCTGAATAAGCTAATGCCCTCCTCCACACTTTATATCTCCatgagtttctctgcgtagccctggctgccctggacttcctttgtagaccaggctggcctcgaactcacagaaatctgcctgcctctgcctccccatgctggaattaaaggtgtgcaccaccatgctcagcctccATGAGTATTTCTGAAAGAAACTCCTCACATAAACACTTAGTAAGTACTTAAATACCAATGCTGAGTTCAAGTTACTAttttttggagtcagggtctaTGTTGCCCAGGCTCGGGTGACCCTCTCACTGCAGCCTCTCAGGTAGCTGGGAATATCCGACATCTGTGTCCATCAgtgtgtctctctcccctccgttcctccttctctctctcttaaacttGGTACACTTTAATTAAAGGGAGCCATAGATAGCACCGAGGTCACAGCAGTGTCCTCAGTGGGGACAGACGAGACTCAAGCCCCACAGTGTCCTTGGCTACATCCAGATTCAGGGTTAGAGAGTGGCTCAGTAGCATACAGCCCAGTCAGTCAACCAACACAGCAAAACCCAAACCGGCAAGATCCATACAAGGTTGGAATAGTGCCACTGCTTTCATCCTTTAAACATGCCTTGGGGTTTACCCCCTCTGTCcattaataaaagttaaaactagggctggagagatggctcagaggttaagatcaccgtctattcatccaaaggtcctgacttcatttcccagcaactacatggtggctcacaaccacctataaagagatctggtgccctcttttggcatgcaagtgtatgtgcaagcaaaacactacatacataataaaatctttttaagttaaaatttaaaaaaaaattttaaagatttatttatgtatatagtgttctctctgcatgtacatctgcaggccataAGATGATTGTGAatcaccatggggttgctgggaattgaactcaggacctctgaaagatgagccagtgctcttcacctctgagccatctctccagccccaaaattttaaaataaaaaaatctaagaacTCTATATTGGTTTTACATTATAAGTAGATGTCAAGCCAGTATTAAGAGATAGGTGCtctcaattaaaaacaacaacaacaaactatagAAATAAGACCAGCCACCTATGGGAGGAGCCAATGCAATGGCTAGTCTTTATTATAGAGAGAAACTTTCCATGACATTCTGAAATGTTAACACAGGACTCAGTGGGCCAGCTGGTGAGGCACCAGCTTGTAATGGGTTCCACAGTTTGGGCATCGCTGACTCTCGCCTTTGTGAACCCAAAACCAGACGACAGTACAGTTGTCCTCTTCACCTGAAAGGGAGAAGGCAGTTGAAAGTCACCCAGCACCCGTGTGCACAGGGACACTTCCAACACTCATCCCTTCCCTACAGAaacttcagagacagaagcaaaacTGTGGGGGACTCTCAAAAAGCCATGCTCTTTCAAAGGAAGAAGCGGGGTTCAGTTTACCTATGAGTGAAATAACTTTCTGTTGGGGTCACTGTAGGTTTGAATAACTCCAGTCCCTACAGAGAATTCCAATTCAGGATCTGGACTAGTTTGTACCCAAAGCGCCTGAAACTGTGCCTGGCACACAAGTTACTATATtatctgggctggaaagatggttcagcaattaagagcatggactgctcttccagaggacccgagttcaattcccagtacccacatcctGGCTCACAACCtggcctgtaactacagctccaggggcgTCTGACTCCTGTGGCTTCTCATGCATATTGAGACTTGAGACCATCAGAACCCTTACAACAatttatacacacattttaaTGCGCACAGTCAGTCACACGTATCTGTTTTGTGTAGCAGGTTATGAACAAATGGGCCAGAAAACAAAGGCAAGGTACTTACAGATGCAGCCCACTATCCGCTTGTTGGTGATGGATGGGACTAAATTAGGGTCTTCCTTGGTGCCTGAAGCTGCCTTTGGAGGTAGCATATTGTATGGATCCTGAAAGAGACAAGAGGTGACTAATTACGACAGATAACCCCTGCCACTGCACTGCAAAGGGGCTGTTCCTACAAGGTGAGTTTTCAGGACCAAATGCTGGCTGACAAGGAGACTCCTCCGAACCCCTCCAAGTCCAAGGGCTgcaggggacacagagagagactctccTCACCAGTCCCTTCTGTGCCGCTATCATGATCTCTCTCTCCAAGCCAGTGGCCTGCTCCTCATCAGTAGGAACACcacctaaaagaagaaaaaaaaaatgaatcgtATCAACTAATATGGCCATCATGGATACACGCTACATGGGAAAGGCAATGTTGTAGGCTGCTTTGGTGGGCTCCCAAGCTGAGACTCGCAAAGCAGTCGCGATTTCCCCCTCCAACCGCGGAAGCTGGGTTTTCAACTTTTTTCTAAAAATCAAGTCAATGAGAGTATATTGGCCGGAGGTGGGCAAGAAATCTGAAAGTCGCTCCAGCGCTTTCTCGTCCCTCCAACAGTTCCTGTCACCCAAGGTCACCCGGCACCTTCGGTAGGGCACTTTGAAAGCGGGGTCAATAGGGTGGGCGGCCAAAATTACAGCAAGACCACGCGGAGGGGCGGTTGCCGAAGCGTTAAGGAGGTCAGCCCTCCCCGCAAGGAGGGCTATTAAGGAGGGAGTTCCAATGGCCGACCCCGATGGACCAGCCCATCACCAACCACCCCGGAGGCCAAGGACACCGGCCTGGCCCGCCCAGCTGGCCACGTACCTCCCGAAGCCATGGAGCGCGTCGCAACCGCGCCACGGGGCCCGTGGGCCCTCAGGGCCTGCGCCGCCAGAGCGCCAACTCCGCGAAGTAACCTTGAAGCCATCTCGCTGGAGACAAGCAGATGCACTTCCGGGACCGAGCTCGGCAAGACAGGCGGGACTTCCGGTAGTGGGTGTCTATCAACGCCCAGTCTGACTTCCGCTTCCTTCCCCCACCCGACCCAGCCTGCCCTAGCTGCTTCAGAGTAGATGCTGCACATGCGCAGCTCTGTTCCCTGGCGGCGCAGACTCCAGCGCTCACCACGACAGCTAGCGGCTTTCGGGTTTGTAGCCAGTCCGCTTGCGTGGTCGCGCACCTGTAGCCCAGCCACATAGCAGATCTTGTGGAGGAGGTGCTGTTGGACGccgaagcccccccccccccagtaaggGAGTTGCTGCACCACAAATGCTACAAACGTGGGCGTGAACGCAGGAAgactattttgtttgttattcGCGGGTTCGGGTCTTCTGACGGAGCACTAGCCATCCCCGACTTTGTTGCATTGGCCCTCCTGTCAGAATTTGGCAGGACCTCCCccaccatctctctcttctccctttccctcccctcctctcggttgtgtgtgtgtgtgtgtgtgtgtgtgtgtgtgtgtgtgtgtgtgtgtgtgtgtgtgtgtgtgtgtgtgcgcgcgtgcgcgcgcgcgcgcgagcagGATAtcactatggagccctggctgagctgggactcgctatgtagatcaggctgcctacctctgctgagattaaaggagtgcaccaccctCAATTTCCTCCTACAACAGTGTTATAGGAGGTGAAGGTGTTGGCCTAGGGACCAGGGGGTGAGGGTAGATGTGGAGGCCACTCCGCGAGGCTTGGAACTAGTGAGGACACTAGAAGGAcgaggaagaaggaaaattaatAATGCAAGTGGAAATCACAGTAAGTCctgtggctgtgggtctctaaaTGGAAAGCGTCTCCCATTGTACGCAAGTCAAGTGTGGCAGGTCTTTCAAACACTGGCCTCTTCATGGGCCATAGCACTTTATTCCCACTGTGGAACATTCCTGACACTAGCTGTGTACAGCAGCTACGCTCTCCTAATTGTGGTCCAGTAATGGAATCTTCAATCCCTTGCACAGGCCTGGCATACAATAACACCAATCAGCTTTTAGTAAATTTGGCCTCTTGGACCAAATACACAGTTTAGAGAACTCGTG
Protein-coding sequences here:
- the LOC127195129 gene encoding cytochrome c oxidase subunit 5B, mitochondrial, with amino-acid sequence MASRLLRGVGALAAQALRAHGPRGAVATRSMASGGGVPTDEEQATGLEREIMIAAQKGLDPYNMLPPKAASGTKEDPNLVPSITNKRIVGCICEEDNCTVVWFWVHKGESQRCPNCGTHYKLVPHQLAH